In a single window of the Cucurbita pepo subsp. pepo cultivar mu-cu-16 chromosome LG18, ASM280686v2, whole genome shotgun sequence genome:
- the LOC111779822 gene encoding protein LATERAL ORGAN BOUNDARIES-like, with amino-acid sequence MASSSSYNSPCAACKFLRRKCMSGCIFAPYFPPEEPQKFANVHKIFGASNVTKLLNELLPHQREDAVNSLAYEAEARVRDPVYGCVGAISFLQRQVQRLQKELDAANADLIRYACNEIPNAGVSHVVQPSPGARPRALDQYHTSSSTGYYNQHLPAFPMAYPLPWNENSPGNDINEGGGDGNI; translated from the coding sequence ATGGCATCATCAAGTTCTTACAACTCTCCTTGTGCTGCTTGCAAGTTcttgagaagaaaatgcatGTCAGGTTGCATTTTTGCTCCTTATTTCCCACCAGAAGAGCCTCAAAAGTTTGCCAATGTGCACAAGATCTTTGGGGCCAGCAATGTGACAAAGCTGCTGAATGAACTTCTGCCTCACCAAAGAGAGGATGCAGTGAACTCTCTTGCGTATGAGGCCGAGGCCCGAGTCCGGGACCCGGTCTATGGCTGCGTCGGAGCCATCTCCTTCCTCCAAAGGCAAGTCCAGAGGCTCCAGAAGGAACTCGACGCTGCAAATGCCGACCTAATTCGGTACGCATGCAACGAGATACCTAATGCAGGAGTGAGTCATGTGGTTCAACCAAGCCCTGGTGCTCGCCCAAGAGCTTTGGATCAGTATCATACAAGTTCATCAACTGGGTATTACAATCAACATCTTCCTGCTTTTCCCATGGCTTATCCACTGCCTTGGAATGAAAACTCTCCTGGAAATGACATCAATGAAGGAGGAGGGGATGGCAATATTTGA
- the LOC111779565 gene encoding uncharacterized protein LOC111779565, with amino-acid sequence MGACSSKDGSEICDDDVRGLKEKVRLLREEVRGVVSEMDKVTKAHEKDKMVFAFKEAGWKTEKKRLKEEVKMLRKRVNERITEIEERNFGDKTATERKMEGTPNIIFGQIQQERAHRDEAIEKWKQLYHAIKIELDDLIQRTHNGDGLYWGATERTDALRTELQAKEETIKALKERLVSMEQEKYKRNRDIDILRQSLRIMTSKKEQQLGTFHKCVCK; translated from the exons ATGGGTGCATGCTCAAGCAAAGATGGGAGTGAGATCTGTGATGATGATGTTAGAGGATTGAAAGAAAAGGTAAGGTTACTTAGAGAGGAAGTGAGGGGTGTAGTGTCTGAGATGGATAAGGTGACTAAAGCTCATGAGAAAGACAAGATGGTTTTTGCATTTAAGGAGGCAGGTTGGAAAACTGAGAAAAAGAGACTCAAAGAGGAGGTGAAGATGTTGAGGAAGAGGGTAAATGAGAGGATTACAgagattgaagagagaaattttggagataaGACTGCAACAGAGCGAAAGATGGAGGGAACTCCAAATATCATCTTTGGGCAGATACAACAAGAAAGAGCACACAGAGATGAAGCCATTGAGAAGTGGAAGCAGCTTTACCACGCTATCAAGATTGAGCTTGATGACCTAATTCAGAGGACACATAATG GAGATGGATTATACTGGGGAGCAACTGAGCGGACAGACGCACTACGAACAGAATTACAAGCAAAGGAGGAGACAATAAAAGCCCTCAAAGAACGATTAGTTTCAATGGagcaagaaaaatataagagGAACAGAGATATTGACATACTGAGGCAAAGCTTGAGAATTATGACCAGTAAGAAGGAACAGCAGCTAGGAACTTTCCATAAATGCGTCTGTAAGTAA